Proteins encoded within one genomic window of Couchioplanes caeruleus:
- a CDS encoding branched-chain amino acid aminotransferase — MSGGDNLDFEIRPNPAPVSDADRATLLANPGFGRIFTDHMVTVRYAEGKGWYEPRVEARAPIPMDPASAVLHYAQEIFEGLKAYTTSDGGVTLFRPDANAARFAQSAQRMAMPQLPQAMFLESLRQIISIDQKWIPQSDEGSLYLRPFAYASEVFLGVRPAMEYLYLVIASPVGAYFSGGVKPVTVWATPDYTRAAPGGTGAAKCGGNYAAGLSAQAEAIEHGCDQVVYLDAVERKYVDELGGMNVIFVMDDGSLVTPPLGGTILPGITRDSVLKLAAHAGRAVHERPVSIDEWREGAASGRIREVFACGTAAVITPIATVKSPEGEFTVADGGPGEVTMALRQQLSDIQRGRAEDPFGWVHKVL; from the coding sequence ATGAGTGGTGGTGACAACCTCGACTTCGAGATCCGTCCGAACCCGGCGCCCGTAAGTGACGCGGACCGCGCGACATTGCTGGCCAACCCGGGCTTCGGCCGTATCTTCACCGACCACATGGTCACCGTGCGTTACGCGGAGGGCAAGGGCTGGTACGAGCCCCGCGTCGAGGCCCGCGCGCCCATCCCGATGGACCCGGCGTCGGCCGTGCTGCACTACGCGCAGGAGATCTTCGAGGGCCTGAAGGCGTACACGACCTCGGACGGCGGCGTCACGCTGTTCCGGCCGGATGCCAACGCCGCGCGGTTCGCCCAGTCGGCGCAGCGCATGGCGATGCCGCAACTGCCGCAGGCCATGTTCCTCGAGTCGCTGCGGCAGATCATCAGCATCGACCAGAAGTGGATTCCGCAGAGCGACGAGGGCAGCCTCTATCTGCGCCCGTTCGCGTACGCCAGCGAGGTCTTCCTGGGCGTGCGTCCGGCGATGGAATACCTCTACCTCGTCATCGCCTCCCCGGTGGGCGCCTACTTCAGCGGCGGCGTCAAGCCGGTGACGGTGTGGGCCACGCCCGACTACACCCGGGCGGCTCCGGGCGGCACCGGCGCCGCGAAGTGCGGCGGCAACTATGCGGCCGGGCTCTCCGCGCAGGCCGAGGCGATCGAGCACGGCTGCGACCAGGTCGTCTACCTGGACGCCGTCGAGCGCAAGTACGTCGACGAGCTCGGCGGCATGAACGTCATCTTCGTGATGGACGACGGTTCCCTGGTGACGCCCCCGCTGGGCGGCACGATCCTGCCCGGCATCACCCGCGACTCGGTCCTGAAGCTGGCCGCCCACGCCGGCCGCGCCGTGCACGAGCGCCCGGTCAGCATCGACGAGTGGCGCGAGGGCGCTGCCTCCGGCCGGATCCGCGAGGTGTTCGCCTGCGGAACCGCCGCCGTGATCACGCCGATCGCCACCGTCAAGTCGCCGGAGGGCGAGTTCACCGTCGCCGACGGCGGGCCGGGCGAGGTCACGATGGCGCTGCGCCAGCAGTTGTCGGACATCCAGCGCGGCCGCGCGGAGGACCCGTTCGGCTGGGTCCACAAGGTGCTCTGA
- a CDS encoding tyrosine-protein phosphatase, translated as MTVDPYPRTLSFSASYNFRDVGGYAGLDGRTVRWRRLFRSDSLHRLKGDDLAAFGKLGVRTVIDLRRLFEIEEHGRVPEADGFAYHNPVIRHVDWDSVPHPEGMSHERWLADRYLNFAEDGREGLAAALTLIADPAAAPVVVHCMAGKDRTGVVCALTLALLGVPDAVIAEDYALTEVAMASLTEYLMRTRPDMVQDKYHMFDCPQDAMHMFLGDLRERHGSVEKYVREIGVSAEQVAAMRDHLLEPS; from the coding sequence GTGACCGTCGATCCGTATCCCCGGACCCTGTCCTTCTCCGCCAGCTACAACTTCCGTGACGTCGGCGGGTATGCCGGCCTCGACGGCAGGACGGTCCGCTGGCGGCGCCTGTTCCGCTCCGACTCCCTGCACCGGCTGAAGGGCGACGACCTGGCGGCGTTCGGCAAGCTCGGCGTCCGGACCGTCATCGACCTGCGCCGCCTCTTCGAGATCGAGGAGCACGGCCGGGTGCCGGAGGCGGACGGCTTCGCCTACCACAACCCGGTGATCAGGCACGTGGACTGGGACTCGGTGCCGCATCCGGAGGGCATGTCGCACGAGCGTTGGCTCGCCGACCGCTACCTGAACTTCGCGGAGGACGGCCGGGAGGGCCTGGCCGCGGCGCTCACGCTGATCGCCGACCCGGCGGCGGCGCCGGTGGTCGTGCACTGCATGGCCGGCAAGGATCGTACGGGGGTGGTCTGCGCCCTGACGCTGGCGCTGCTGGGCGTCCCGGACGCGGTCATCGCGGAGGACTACGCGCTGACCGAGGTGGCGATGGCGTCGCTGACCGAGTACCTGATGCGGACCAGGCCGGACATGGTGCAGGACAAGTACCACATGTTCGACTGCCCGCAGGACGCCATGCACATGTTCCTCGGCGACCTGCGGGAGCGCCACGGCTCGGTGGAGAAGTACGTGCGGGAGATCGGTGTCAGCGCCGAGCAGGTGGCCGCGATGCGCGACCACCTGCTGGAGCCGTCCTGA
- the cimA gene encoding citramalate synthase, translating into MTYQVFDTTLRDGGQREGISYSVADKLAVARLLDEFGVGFIEGGWPGAMPKDTEFFRRARTELDLRHAVLVAFGATRKAGVDVAEDPQVQALLDAETPVVCVVAKSDIRHVERALRTTGEENLAMVRDTVAHLVANGRRAFVDCEHFFDGFRHDPSYAAAVVTTAIEAGAERVVMCDTNGGMLPSMVTAAVHAVVERAGVPADRLGIHCQNDTSCAVANTIAAVEAGVRHFQCTANGYGERPGNADLFAVVSNLQLKLGLKVLPDGCLEKATRVSTALAEIANIAPDTHQAYVGAAAFAHKAGLHASAIKVDPLLYNHVDPAVVGNDMRILVTEMAGRASIELKSRELGLDLAGHPDTLTEVTRQVKDLEAVGWSFEAADASFELLVRDALPGAALARPFSLESYRVQVEHREDGAVVSEATVKVRVRGERIIATAEGNGPVNALDEALRTALSKHYPELQNFELADYKVRILEGSHGTNAVTRVLLETSDGRRDWTTVGVHENVVEASWKALTDALTYGLARATANA; encoded by the coding sequence ATGACCTACCAGGTGTTCGACACCACCCTGCGCGACGGCGGGCAGCGCGAGGGCATCAGCTACTCGGTCGCCGACAAGCTCGCCGTGGCGCGGCTGCTGGACGAGTTCGGGGTCGGCTTCATCGAGGGCGGCTGGCCCGGTGCGATGCCCAAGGACACGGAGTTCTTCCGCCGGGCGCGTACCGAGCTGGACCTGCGGCACGCGGTGCTGGTGGCCTTCGGCGCCACCCGCAAGGCGGGCGTGGACGTCGCCGAGGATCCCCAGGTGCAGGCCCTGCTCGACGCCGAGACCCCGGTGGTCTGCGTGGTCGCCAAGTCCGACATCCGGCACGTGGAGCGGGCGCTGCGCACGACCGGCGAGGAGAACCTGGCGATGGTCCGCGACACCGTCGCCCATCTGGTCGCGAACGGCCGCCGCGCCTTCGTCGACTGCGAGCACTTCTTCGACGGCTTCCGCCACGACCCTTCGTACGCGGCGGCCGTGGTGACGACGGCGATCGAGGCGGGCGCCGAGCGGGTCGTCATGTGCGACACCAACGGCGGCATGCTGCCCTCGATGGTCACCGCCGCGGTGCACGCCGTGGTCGAGCGCGCCGGCGTCCCCGCCGACCGGCTCGGCATCCACTGCCAGAACGACACGTCCTGCGCGGTCGCGAACACGATCGCCGCCGTCGAGGCGGGCGTCCGCCACTTCCAGTGCACGGCCAACGGCTACGGCGAGCGGCCCGGCAACGCCGACCTCTTCGCCGTCGTCAGCAACCTGCAACTCAAGCTGGGGCTGAAGGTCCTACCGGACGGATGCCTCGAGAAGGCGACGCGGGTCTCCACCGCGCTCGCCGAGATCGCCAACATCGCCCCCGACACCCACCAGGCCTACGTCGGGGCCGCGGCCTTCGCCCACAAGGCGGGACTGCACGCGAGCGCGATCAAAGTGGATCCGCTGCTCTACAACCACGTCGATCCCGCGGTGGTGGGCAACGACATGCGGATCCTGGTAACGGAGATGGCCGGCCGGGCCAGCATCGAGCTCAAGAGCCGTGAGCTCGGGCTGGACCTGGCCGGCCACCCGGACACCCTCACGGAAGTGACCCGCCAGGTCAAGGACCTGGAGGCCGTCGGATGGTCCTTCGAGGCCGCGGACGCCTCCTTCGAGCTCCTGGTCCGCGACGCCCTGCCGGGTGCGGCCCTCGCCCGGCCGTTCAGCCTGGAGTCCTACCGCGTGCAGGTCGAGCACCGCGAGGACGGCGCGGTGGTCTCGGAAGCCACCGTCAAGGTCCGCGTACGCGGCGAGCGCATCATCGCCACGGCGGAGGGCAACGGCCCGGTCAACGCCCTCGACGAGGCACTCCGCACGGCGCTGTCGAAGCACTACCCGGAGCTGCAGAACTTCGAGCTGGCCGACTACAAGGTCCGCATCCTCGAGGGCTCGCACGGCACCAACGCCGTCACTCGCGTCCTGCTCGAGACCAGCGACGGCCGCCGCGACTGGACGACGGTCGGCGTCCACGAGAACGTCGTCGAGGCGAGCTGGAAGGCCCTCACCGACGCACTCACGTACGGCCTCGCCCGCGCCACCGCGAACGCCTGA
- a CDS encoding ABC transporter permease, translating into MWHWFRSYLLLVRWTALRLRFVLPLVLVVQMFLAVGIVVGFAYLMPTIDPTTALYLSTGAPTLGLITIGMVMAPQMVAQSKTEGTFGYNRTLPVPRTAVLAADLSTWLVTGAPGLLLGVVTAVLRYDLDLRVNVLVAPAVLLVALCATTAGFALAYATPPAVTGVSTQALVFIALMFSPINFPAERLPGWLQAVHQVLPFQYMAQAIRESLTSPADGIAAAPYAVLGVWSLAGLVITLRVMTRRE; encoded by the coding sequence ATGTGGCACTGGTTCCGTAGTTACTTGCTGCTCGTCCGCTGGACCGCTCTGCGCCTGCGGTTCGTGCTTCCGCTCGTGCTCGTCGTCCAGATGTTCCTCGCCGTCGGCATCGTGGTCGGGTTCGCCTATCTGATGCCGACGATCGACCCGACGACCGCGCTTTATCTGTCGACCGGCGCGCCCACCCTCGGCCTGATCACCATCGGGATGGTGATGGCGCCGCAGATGGTGGCGCAGTCCAAGACGGAGGGCACCTTCGGCTACAACCGCACCCTGCCGGTTCCCCGGACCGCCGTGCTCGCCGCGGATCTGAGCACCTGGCTGGTCACCGGCGCTCCCGGGCTGCTGCTCGGCGTGGTCACCGCGGTCCTGCGGTACGACCTCGACCTGCGGGTGAACGTCCTCGTGGCGCCGGCCGTGCTGCTGGTAGCGCTCTGCGCCACCACGGCCGGCTTCGCTCTCGCGTACGCGACACCGCCCGCGGTGACCGGCGTGTCGACCCAGGCCCTGGTCTTCATCGCGCTGATGTTCTCGCCGATCAACTTCCCTGCGGAACGGCTGCCCGGCTGGCTCCAGGCCGTCCATCAGGTCCTGCCGTTCCAGTACATGGCCCAGGCGATCCGGGAGAGCCTCACCTCGCCGGCGGACGGGATCGCGGCAGCGCCCTATGCCGTGCTCGGCGTGTGGAGCCTCGCCGGCCTGGTCATCACCCTGCGCGTGATGACCAGGCGGGAGTGA
- a CDS encoding TetR/AcrR family transcriptional regulator translates to MAERLTRAQQQARTRERLLDSAETLFGDRGIHQTSLDEIAAAAGLTKGAVYANFGGKNDLIAALLQRKLEGDGPAEPPASVETWAAGLGQSYEEHVPTPEVRRFAMAFLELWLVGMRDESHRAAVRDWLRTVRAFHAREAAALGDGLPMPAEQAAALLLALDVGVALQHLIDPDALPVETYTRGVEAVLGVTPSGGPPRR, encoded by the coding sequence ATGGCCGAGCGACTGACCCGCGCGCAGCAACAGGCGCGCACCCGCGAACGGTTGCTGGACAGTGCGGAGACCCTCTTCGGCGATCGCGGCATCCATCAGACCTCGCTGGACGAGATCGCCGCCGCGGCGGGCCTGACCAAGGGCGCCGTCTACGCCAACTTCGGAGGCAAGAACGATCTGATCGCCGCCCTGCTGCAGCGCAAGCTCGAGGGAGATGGGCCGGCCGAGCCACCGGCCTCCGTGGAGACCTGGGCGGCGGGCCTGGGCCAGAGCTATGAGGAGCACGTACCGACGCCGGAGGTGCGCCGCTTCGCCATGGCGTTTCTCGAGCTGTGGCTCGTGGGCATGCGCGACGAGTCGCATCGTGCGGCCGTCAGGGACTGGCTGCGCACGGTCAGGGCCTTCCACGCCCGGGAGGCCGCCGCGCTGGGCGACGGTCTACCCATGCCCGCCGAGCAGGCGGCGGCGTTGCTGCTCGCCCTCGACGTCGGCGTCGCGCTGCAACATCTCATCGACCCGGACGCCCTGCCGGTCGAGACCTACACCCGGGGTGTCGAGGCCGTGCTGGGCGTCACGCCTTCGGGAGGACCACCTCGGCGATGA
- a CDS encoding endonuclease/exonuclease/phosphatase family protein has product MTITTSAPVAKPVPVRRTAWLVFLWLLVLPGAVWVVLRVGGWDRGPLVQLFAFTPYVAAWSVVPLAVALATRRWLAAAVAAVTLALFGVTVLPRALADGDRGPQTGVKMHVMTSNMLFGGADAAQIVQLVRDNDVAVLALQEFTPTAQTRLAEAGLGQLLPYSSLGPEYGAGGSGLYSRFPITNPGIRVNGGFFHQAYGTIQPTGAGPLTLESAHPLAPFSVDVVDRWRADLEAEPRADPKGPPRILLGDFNATLDHQPLRELIDSGYRDAADATGNGLIGTWGPYDGGAIPPVTIDHVLVDNRLGVVAADIHDIRGSDHRSIIAEVVLPKA; this is encoded by the coding sequence ATGACCATCACGACCTCGGCGCCCGTCGCGAAGCCGGTCCCGGTACGCCGGACCGCCTGGCTGGTGTTCCTGTGGCTGCTCGTGCTGCCCGGCGCCGTCTGGGTCGTGCTGCGGGTAGGCGGCTGGGACCGGGGTCCGCTGGTCCAGCTCTTCGCCTTCACGCCGTACGTGGCGGCCTGGTCGGTGGTGCCGCTGGCCGTCGCGCTCGCCACCCGGCGCTGGCTGGCCGCGGCGGTCGCGGCGGTGACCCTCGCGCTGTTCGGAGTGACGGTGCTCCCGCGCGCCCTCGCCGACGGCGACCGCGGCCCGCAGACCGGGGTGAAGATGCACGTCATGACGTCGAACATGCTCTTCGGCGGCGCGGACGCGGCCCAGATCGTCCAGCTCGTCCGGGACAACGACGTGGCGGTGCTCGCGCTGCAGGAGTTCACCCCGACCGCGCAGACCCGGCTCGCCGAGGCGGGCCTGGGCCAGCTCCTGCCGTATTCGTCGCTCGGCCCCGAATACGGCGCGGGCGGCTCCGGCCTCTACTCCCGCTTCCCGATCACCAATCCCGGGATCCGCGTCAACGGCGGCTTCTTCCACCAGGCGTACGGCACCATCCAGCCGACCGGCGCGGGCCCTCTCACGCTCGAGTCGGCCCACCCCCTGGCCCCGTTCTCGGTGGACGTCGTCGACCGCTGGCGCGCCGACCTCGAGGCCGAGCCCCGAGCCGATCCGAAGGGCCCGCCGCGGATCCTGCTCGGCGACTTCAACGCGACGCTCGACCACCAGCCGCTGCGAGAGCTGATCGACAGCGGCTACCGGGACGCGGCGGACGCCACCGGCAACGGCCTGATCGGCACCTGGGGCCCGTACGACGGCGGCGCCATCCCCCCGGTGACCATCGACCACGTCCTGGTCGACAACCGCCTCGGCGTCGTCGCCGCCGACATCCACGACATCCGCGGCTCCGACCACCGGTCGATCATCGCCGAGGTGGTCCTCCCGAAGGCGTGA
- a CDS encoding M16 family metallopeptidase: protein MSLVATRPEPGDARPYVFPAIHRASVAGGEVVAAHLPGHLLATASLLLDAGAARETGGREGTASVLAKCLEEGTENRDSAAYALALEGLGAELTTAVDWDAFRVGVSVPVDLLPKAVALMAEAARKPRLDPADVARVRDDEATALRMDWAQPGPRADAALRADLFGAGERYGRPLHGDPTSMAAVTPEDVRAFHGTWLTRPGVLLVAGDLDRLDLKELGAAAFAGTSGGPVPPEAPLDVPIAATRRVLLVDRPGSVQSTLRLGHRAPERAHPDYVPITLAATVLGGAFTSRLNHLIREVKGYTYGIRADFAMTRRFGRFGVSSSVQTAVTAPALTDTVGEITRMRNDGVTEEELAVARTWRAGSLTVDMQTPGSIASALATLVVHGLPDDYYATLRQRLLDATVDEVSAAAAQYLHPQGLTLVVEGDSALIRDELVAAGIGEILTVEI from the coding sequence ATGAGTCTCGTCGCGACCCGGCCCGAACCGGGCGACGCCCGCCCGTATGTGTTCCCGGCGATCCACCGCGCGTCGGTCGCCGGCGGCGAGGTCGTCGCCGCGCACCTGCCGGGCCACCTGCTGGCGACCGCCTCGCTGCTGCTCGACGCCGGCGCGGCACGGGAGACCGGCGGGCGCGAGGGTACGGCCTCCGTCCTCGCCAAGTGCCTCGAGGAGGGTACGGAGAACCGCGACTCGGCCGCCTACGCGCTGGCGCTGGAGGGACTGGGCGCGGAGCTCACCACCGCCGTCGACTGGGATGCCTTCCGCGTCGGTGTCTCCGTACCCGTGGATCTGCTGCCGAAGGCCGTGGCGCTCATGGCGGAGGCGGCCCGCAAGCCGAGGCTGGACCCGGCCGACGTCGCCCGCGTCCGCGACGACGAGGCGACCGCGCTGCGGATGGACTGGGCCCAGCCCGGGCCGCGGGCGGATGCGGCCCTGCGGGCCGACCTCTTCGGCGCCGGCGAGCGGTACGGCCGGCCTCTGCACGGCGATCCCACCTCGATGGCGGCGGTCACACCCGAGGACGTCCGGGCGTTTCACGGCACCTGGCTGACCCGCCCGGGCGTCCTGCTGGTCGCGGGCGACCTCGACAGGCTGGACCTGAAGGAGCTGGGTGCCGCGGCCTTCGCGGGCACCTCCGGCGGGCCCGTGCCCCCCGAGGCGCCGCTGGACGTGCCGATCGCCGCGACCCGGCGGGTGCTGCTGGTCGACCGGCCCGGCTCGGTGCAGTCGACGCTGCGGCTGGGCCACCGGGCCCCGGAGCGGGCGCACCCCGACTATGTGCCGATCACCCTGGCGGCCACGGTGCTCGGCGGCGCGTTCACCTCGCGGCTCAACCACCTGATCCGCGAGGTCAAGGGCTACACGTACGGCATCCGCGCGGACTTCGCGATGACCCGGCGGTTCGGCCGGTTCGGGGTCAGCTCGTCGGTGCAGACCGCGGTCACCGCGCCGGCGCTGACCGACACCGTCGGCGAGATCACCCGTATGCGCAACGACGGCGTCACCGAGGAGGAGCTGGCCGTCGCGCGGACGTGGCGGGCCGGTTCGCTGACGGTCGACATGCAGACGCCGGGCTCGATCGCGAGCGCCCTCGCCACATTGGTGGTGCACGGCCTGCCGGACGACTACTACGCGACGCTGCGGCAGCGTCTGCTCGACGCGACCGTCGACGAGGTGTCGGCCGCCGCCGCGCAGTATCTGCATCCGCAGGGCCTGACCCTGGTCGTCGAGGGCGACAGCGCGCTCATCCGCGACGAGCTGGTCGCGGCCGGGATCGGCGAGATCCTGACCGTCGAGATCTGA
- a CDS encoding M16 family metallopeptidase, translated as MSAQPAPVAGTGYPWPIETARLDNGLRLVVSEDHTAPVVCVNLWYDVGSRHEPAGQTGFAHLFEHLMFEGSVHVGKTEHMRHVQGAGGSLNATTNPDRTNYFETLPAEHLELALWLEADRMGGLVPALTQETLDNQREVVKNERRQRYDNVPYGDAWLRLLPLLYPPGHPYHHATIGSMEDLNAASLETFQAFHARYYAPNNAVLTVVGDVVPAEVAALADKYFGMIEAVPDIPPAPSGHLPGPATSPARETVTANVPAPRVYLSHRTHAFGTAGYDAITVLAAVLGSGRGSRLYQRLADGARIAQPDYVGAYGVDLAHAPAPLIVTATAKDGVDAATLEAGVAEVLMSMATEPVTDAELERAKALLTTSWWRQMSTVGGRADTLGRYATQFGDAASAGYRLPQWQAVTAGDIAEAARTLDPQSRVTLTYLPEGTAA; from the coding sequence GTGTCTGCTCAGCCCGCGCCGGTCGCCGGAACCGGTTATCCGTGGCCCATCGAAACCGCACGTCTGGACAACGGCCTGCGCCTCGTCGTCAGCGAGGACCACACCGCGCCGGTGGTCTGCGTGAATCTCTGGTACGACGTCGGCTCCCGGCACGAGCCCGCGGGCCAGACCGGCTTCGCGCATCTCTTCGAGCACCTGATGTTCGAGGGGTCGGTCCACGTCGGCAAGACCGAGCACATGCGCCACGTGCAGGGCGCGGGTGGCTCGCTCAACGCCACCACCAACCCGGACCGGACGAACTACTTCGAGACGCTGCCGGCCGAGCACCTCGAGCTCGCCCTCTGGCTGGAGGCGGACCGGATGGGCGGCCTGGTCCCGGCGCTGACCCAGGAAACCCTCGACAACCAGCGCGAGGTGGTCAAGAACGAGCGGCGCCAGCGGTACGACAACGTGCCCTACGGCGACGCGTGGCTGCGCCTGCTGCCATTGCTGTATCCGCCCGGGCATCCGTACCACCACGCGACGATCGGGTCCATGGAGGACCTCAACGCCGCGAGTCTGGAGACGTTCCAGGCCTTCCACGCGCGGTACTACGCGCCGAACAACGCGGTGCTCACCGTCGTCGGTGACGTCGTGCCCGCCGAGGTCGCCGCCCTCGCGGACAAGTACTTCGGGATGATCGAGGCCGTGCCGGACATCCCGCCGGCGCCGTCCGGCCATCTTCCCGGCCCGGCCACCTCGCCGGCCCGCGAGACGGTCACCGCCAATGTGCCGGCCCCGCGGGTGTACCTGTCGCACCGCACCCACGCGTTCGGGACGGCCGGATACGACGCGATCACGGTGCTGGCGGCGGTGCTCGGCAGCGGCCGGGGCAGCCGGCTGTACCAGCGGCTCGCCGACGGCGCCCGGATCGCGCAGCCGGACTACGTCGGCGCGTACGGCGTCGACCTGGCGCACGCGCCCGCACCGCTGATCGTCACCGCGACGGCCAAGGACGGCGTGGACGCCGCGACCCTGGAGGCGGGCGTCGCCGAGGTGCTGATGAGCATGGCCACCGAGCCGGTCACCGACGCCGAGCTGGAGCGGGCCAAGGCGCTGCTGACCACCTCGTGGTGGCGGCAGATGTCCACGGTCGGCGGCCGGGCCGACACCCTCGGCCGGTACGCGACCCAGTTCGGTGACGCGGCGAGCGCCGGCTACCGGCTTCCGCAGTGGCAGGCGGTGACCGCCGGTGACATCGCCGAGGCGGCCCGCACGCTCGACCCGCAGTCCCGCGTCACCCTGACCTACCTCCCGGAAGGGACCGCAGCATGA
- a CDS encoding LysR family transcriptional regulator yields MLDVHRLRLLRELDRRGTLAAVAQALNYSPSAISQQLSLLETETGATLLERVGRGVRLTGQARILVRHAEAILERMELAEAELAASMTEVTGALRVASFQSVLLALVPAALSRLAAEHPGLRVEFTQAEAGSAFAGLLARDFDVVLGEDYPGLSEPRLPGVDEEDLLHDEMRVAVPTSGPWHCARLADLAGAPFVFDPDDVTPGRWARQVCRGAGFEPDVRFRSGDLLLQLRLVETGHAVAFVPDLLWTDRAPGDLELHPLPGRPRRRLYTGVRSGSAGQPAIRAFRAALHRKVQE; encoded by the coding sequence ATGTTGGATGTTCACCGGCTGCGGCTGCTGCGCGAGCTCGATCGGCGCGGCACCCTCGCCGCCGTGGCCCAGGCGTTGAACTACAGCCCGTCCGCGATATCGCAGCAGCTCAGCCTGCTGGAGACGGAGACCGGGGCGACCCTGCTCGAGCGCGTCGGGCGCGGCGTACGCCTCACCGGGCAAGCGCGCATCCTGGTGCGGCACGCCGAGGCGATCTTGGAGCGGATGGAGCTCGCCGAGGCGGAGTTGGCCGCCAGCATGACCGAGGTCACCGGCGCGCTGCGGGTCGCTTCCTTCCAGTCGGTGCTGCTGGCGCTGGTGCCGGCCGCACTGTCCCGGCTCGCGGCCGAGCATCCCGGGCTGCGCGTCGAGTTCACCCAGGCGGAGGCCGGTTCCGCCTTTGCCGGCCTGCTCGCCCGGGACTTCGACGTGGTGCTCGGCGAGGACTATCCGGGTCTGAGCGAGCCGCGGCTGCCCGGGGTGGACGAGGAGGACCTGCTGCACGACGAGATGCGCGTCGCGGTGCCGACGAGCGGGCCGTGGCATTGCGCCCGGCTCGCCGACCTGGCGGGTGCGCCCTTCGTCTTCGACCCCGACGACGTCACGCCGGGACGCTGGGCACGGCAGGTCTGCCGCGGCGCCGGCTTCGAGCCCGACGTGCGGTTCCGCAGCGGTGATCTCCTGCTCCAGCTCCGGCTGGTGGAGACCGGTCACGCCGTCGCATTCGTACCCGATCTGCTCTGGACCGACCGGGCGCCCGGAGACCTGGAGCTGCATCCCCTGCCTGGACGCCCGCGGCGCCGGCTCTATACGGGCGTGCGCAGCGGCTCGGCGGGACAGCCGGCGATCCGCGCGTTCCGCGCCGCGTTGCACCGCAAGGTCCAGGAGTGA
- a CDS encoding EamA family transporter, with protein sequence MTTTAAGAPPLAARSGPAVLMVLGSCVSLQVGAALAAGLFPATGSAGATLLRLGLAAGVLLALARPAVRAWRGHQWRAVLLLGVSLAGMNGFFYAAIARIPLGPAVTIEFLGPLTLAAALSRRARDLGWVLLAAAGVAMLGFADGAAGLDPLGVILVLVAAAFWALYILASSRAGAAVPGQGGLAVAMTIGALVLLPGGAIGAEKALTSPHLLLVALGTGLLASVIPYSLEMSALRRLPQRTFGILLSLEPAVAALAGWLLLAQPLGWTSATAMVVVVLASIGSTACA encoded by the coding sequence GTGACCACGACCGCCGCCGGCGCCCCGCCCCTCGCCGCCCGCTCCGGCCCCGCCGTCCTCATGGTGCTGGGCTCCTGCGTCTCGCTCCAGGTGGGCGCGGCCCTCGCCGCCGGCCTCTTCCCGGCGACCGGCAGCGCGGGCGCGACCCTGCTGCGACTCGGCCTGGCAGCCGGGGTCCTCCTGGCGCTGGCCCGCCCCGCGGTCCGCGCCTGGCGGGGGCACCAGTGGCGCGCCGTCCTGCTGCTGGGAGTCTCCCTGGCCGGAATGAACGGCTTCTTCTACGCGGCCATAGCCCGCATCCCACTGGGCCCGGCCGTCACCATCGAGTTCCTGGGTCCGCTCACCCTGGCTGCCGCTCTGTCCCGCCGAGCCCGCGACCTCGGCTGGGTCCTGCTGGCCGCGGCGGGCGTGGCGATGCTCGGATTCGCCGACGGAGCCGCCGGCCTCGACCCGCTCGGCGTGATCCTGGTCCTCGTGGCCGCGGCGTTCTGGGCCCTCTACATCCTGGCCAGCAGCCGCGCCGGTGCCGCGGTACCCGGACAGGGCGGCCTCGCGGTCGCGATGACCATCGGCGCGCTGGTCCTGCTGCCGGGCGGGGCGATCGGCGCGGAGAAGGCGCTCACCTCACCACACCTTCTGCTGGTCGCCCTCGGCACCGGCCTGCTGGCGTCGGTGATCCCGTACTCCCTGGAGATGTCGGCCCTGCGCCGCCTGCCGCAGCGCACATTCGGCATCCTGCTCAGCCTCGAACCGGCGGTGGCGGCCCTTGCCGGCTGGCTCCTGCTGGCCCAACCCCTCGGCTGGACCAGCGCCACGGCGATGGTCGTGGTGGTACTCGCCAGCATCGGCTCCACGGCCTGTGCATGA
- the arfB gene encoding alternative ribosome rescue aminoacyl-tRNA hydrolase ArfB has translation MADVVVRPGVVIPESELSWRFSRSSGPGGQGVNTTDSRVELSWNLLASGILSPPLKERAVERLGTRLIDGVLTITASEHRSQLRNREAAAARLAGTVAGAIAPPPRVRRSTRPSRGAVERRIADKKRRAQIKRGRRGDHD, from the coding sequence ATGGCCGATGTAGTTGTCCGGCCGGGGGTGGTCATTCCGGAGTCCGAGCTGAGCTGGCGCTTCTCACGGTCCAGTGGGCCGGGCGGCCAGGGCGTGAATACAACGGACTCGCGGGTGGAGCTGTCGTGGAATCTGCTGGCGTCCGGCATCCTGTCGCCTCCGTTGAAGGAACGGGCGGTGGAGCGGCTCGGCACCCGCCTGATCGACGGCGTGTTGACCATCACCGCTTCGGAACACCGCTCCCAACTGCGCAACCGCGAGGCGGCCGCGGCTCGCCTCGCTGGCACCGTCGCCGGGGCTATCGCTCCACCGCCCCGCGTCCGCCGTTCCACCCGCCCCTCGCGGGGAGCCGTCGAACGCCGCATCGCCGACAAGAAGCGCCGGGCCCAGATCAAACGTGGTCGCCGAGGCGACCACGACTAG